In Brevibacillus brevis NBRC 100599, a single genomic region encodes these proteins:
- a CDS encoding class I SAM-dependent methyltransferase, with protein MKNEEIKQAVQAQFGKNAEQYVQSKTHAKGCDLELMVEWMQPRENWRALDIATGGGHVARTLAPHVSLVVATDLTRPMLMAASAANETALVNNVMYVQADAESLPFLDESFEIVTCRIAAHHFPDPAAFVREVSRVLTPGGVFLFIDNVSPEDSSLSAFINEVEKTRDPSHARCLSVGEWHALFEANGLILQKQRERKKRFEFLAWVQRTSESSEQEVNVENLLLNATDEQKEYLGITTNEGRVMTHQIDEWMVLCKKRGGQEDDDNQA; from the coding sequence GTGAAGAATGAGGAGATCAAACAAGCTGTTCAAGCACAATTTGGAAAAAATGCAGAGCAATACGTGCAAAGCAAGACGCATGCAAAAGGCTGCGACCTGGAACTAATGGTAGAGTGGATGCAGCCAAGAGAGAACTGGCGGGCATTGGATATCGCTACAGGAGGTGGGCACGTAGCGAGGACTTTGGCTCCTCATGTGAGCTTGGTCGTCGCCACGGATTTGACTCGCCCGATGCTCATGGCGGCATCTGCTGCCAATGAAACAGCACTTGTCAATAATGTGATGTATGTGCAGGCTGATGCAGAATCTCTCCCGTTTCTCGATGAATCATTTGAGATTGTCACATGCCGAATTGCAGCTCATCATTTTCCAGATCCGGCGGCTTTTGTTCGTGAGGTGAGTCGCGTGCTGACCCCAGGGGGTGTGTTTCTCTTCATTGACAATGTTTCGCCTGAGGACTCGTCGCTTTCCGCATTCATAAATGAAGTAGAGAAAACACGCGATCCCAGTCATGCTCGTTGTCTTTCCGTCGGTGAATGGCACGCTTTGTTTGAAGCGAATGGCTTGATTTTGCAAAAGCAACGGGAACGCAAAAAAAGGTTTGAATTTTTAGCATGGGTTCAGCGTACCTCCGAATCATCTGAGCAGGAAGTGAATGTGGAAAATCTGCTACTGAACGCTACAGATGAACAAAAGGAGTATCTTGGGATTACCACAAACGAAGGCAGAGTAATGACCCATCAGATTGACGAATGGATGGTTCTGTGCAAAAAAAGAGGAGGACAAGAAGACGATGACAACCAAGCATGA
- a CDS encoding VOC family protein, with the protein MTTKHEWIGLDHVQLAAPAGTEDVARKFFGELLGMPEVPKPAKLLVRGGVWFQCGAQMIHIGVEEGFIPAKKAHPAFLVQNIGSLMEHLQANGISFRIDEEIPHLIRFFTEDPFGNRLEFMEAKQE; encoded by the coding sequence ATGACAACCAAGCATGAATGGATTGGGCTCGACCATGTACAATTAGCAGCACCAGCAGGTACAGAGGACGTAGCTCGCAAGTTTTTCGGTGAGCTTTTGGGAATGCCAGAGGTTCCAAAGCCAGCGAAGCTTCTCGTTCGAGGTGGTGTATGGTTTCAATGTGGGGCGCAAATGATTCATATTGGCGTAGAGGAAGGATTCATCCCTGCGAAAAAAGCACATCCGGCGTTCCTTGTGCAAAACATTGGTTCGCTGATGGAGCATCTGCAAGCAAATGGGATCTCATTTCGGATTGACGAAGAAATTCCTCACCTTATTCGCTTTTTCACAGAGGACCCATTTGGAAACCGTCTAGAGTTCATGGAGGCGAAGCAGGAATGA
- a CDS encoding class I SAM-dependent methyltransferase has translation MTIDFHAEKNQLSYTGRTADDSWSQTILSLVNPVGKNVVDIGCGGGIYSKAWSRLGAASVTGIDFSRVMVEAASEQCADDPKLSFAQGDARSTGLPSQCADIVFARALIHHFPEQDLQKFFKEVIRLLAPGGICLIQDRTMDDVKMPASPTHFRGFFFTRYPRLLTIEQTRRPDDTMVQNTMKLAGLEQVNKTTLWETRREYNSWSELEADLLSRKGRSILHELTDEELKDLVHTIHDHVAGQEKWNEQDCWSIWIGSAACGTIKGK, from the coding sequence ATGACAATTGATTTTCACGCGGAAAAAAACCAGTTGAGCTATACGGGGAGAACCGCTGATGATTCGTGGAGTCAGACAATCCTGTCACTCGTCAATCCCGTGGGGAAAAATGTCGTGGACATCGGTTGTGGCGGAGGAATTTACAGTAAGGCTTGGTCTAGGCTAGGAGCTGCCTCTGTCACGGGCATTGATTTTTCCCGCGTGATGGTGGAAGCGGCGAGCGAGCAATGCGCAGACGATCCGAAGCTTTCGTTTGCACAAGGGGATGCCCGCTCAACCGGATTGCCGAGTCAGTGTGCGGATATTGTATTCGCTCGCGCCTTGATCCATCATTTTCCGGAACAAGACTTGCAGAAGTTTTTTAAAGAAGTTATCAGGCTATTGGCACCGGGCGGGATTTGCTTAATCCAGGACCGGACAATGGACGATGTCAAAATGCCAGCCTCACCGACTCATTTTCGCGGTTTTTTCTTTACTCGATACCCGCGCTTGCTAACGATAGAGCAGACACGAAGACCGGATGATACAATGGTGCAGAACACGATGAAGCTCGCGGGGCTTGAACAGGTGAACAAGACGACGCTTTGGGAGACAAGACGCGAATACAATAGCTGGTCTGAATTGGAAGCTGACTTACTTTCCAGAAAAGGCCGCTCCATTTTGCATGAATTAACCGATGAAGAACTGAAAGACCTCGTTCATACCATTCATGATCACGTAGCCGGGCAAGAAAAATGGAATGAGCAAGATTGCTGGAGTATATGGATAGGTAGCGCAGCTTGTGGCACAATAAAAGGGAAATAA
- a CDS encoding DUF2759 family protein, translating to MKLVLFDVLMFIFTFFIAWGCLNSIKAKNTFAILFGFVSLVVFLFADGLIIYYLAKGA from the coding sequence ATGAAACTAGTTTTATTTGACGTCCTGATGTTTATCTTCACATTCTTTATCGCTTGGGGCTGTTTGAATTCCATCAAAGCGAAAAACACATTTGCAATCTTATTTGGCTTTGTATCTTTGGTGGTCTTCCTGTTCGCAGATGGTTTGATCATTTATTACCTGGCCAAGGGTGCGTAA